In Thermomicrobiales bacterium, one genomic interval encodes:
- a CDS encoding GMC family oxidoreductase, with the protein MTNQSSGFDCDVAIVGSGIAGALIGWQLAQSGAKVIILEAGPPMDRSTGVARAFASAIPSLPEAAYPSSPWAPTPSSLDPNSYYVQTGPDMFSSNYERLVGGTTWHWLGTAIRLLPNDFTMQSTYGVSVDWPITYDELEPWYLTAEQTIGVAGDSAQFDGAPRSGDFPMPAIPLTWSDQKFAAAAKTLQLEVLATPAARVSQKEGFNGRPQCCGNAFCIPMCPIGAKYDATVHLDLATQAGAEIRDSSVVFKLDADENGTITTVHYRRPDKSDESLTAKIVVLAAHAIETPKLLLMSATDALPNGLANSSDMVGRHLMDHPTQLSYALANEPMGPYRSPLSTAGIEQLRDGAERSSRSSFRIEIGNDGWSWPGMDPVSWSVNLIEQGVWGVDLYDQIAKLNVRAVRMAALCEQLPDPESRVTLSDKVDAIGLPRPELHYVIDQYAKDGLAAARDQFAAIFDALGATQLTQVEQIQGAGHVMGTCRMGNDKTDSVTDSFGRTWDHPNLWIAGSSLFPTTGTGNPTLTIAALAMRTAPEIVKALATG; encoded by the coding sequence ATGACCAACCAGAGTTCAGGATTCGATTGCGATGTGGCTATCGTCGGCTCCGGTATTGCCGGCGCATTGATCGGTTGGCAGCTTGCCCAGAGCGGCGCCAAGGTCATCATTCTGGAAGCCGGTCCGCCGATGGACCGCAGCACCGGTGTGGCCCGCGCGTTCGCCAGCGCTATCCCGTCGCTCCCCGAGGCGGCCTATCCCAGCTCCCCCTGGGCGCCGACTCCGTCGTCGCTCGATCCGAACAGCTACTACGTGCAAACCGGCCCCGACATGTTCAGCAGCAATTACGAGCGGTTGGTCGGCGGCACCACCTGGCACTGGCTGGGCACCGCCATTCGCCTGCTGCCGAACGACTTCACCATGCAATCGACCTACGGCGTATCGGTCGATTGGCCGATCACCTATGACGAGCTCGAACCCTGGTATCTGACCGCGGAACAGACCATCGGTGTGGCCGGCGATTCGGCGCAGTTCGATGGCGCGCCGCGTAGTGGCGACTTTCCCATGCCGGCGATCCCCCTCACCTGGTCGGATCAGAAGTTCGCCGCTGCCGCCAAGACGCTCCAGCTCGAGGTGCTGGCCACCCCGGCCGCCCGTGTCAGTCAAAAAGAGGGGTTCAACGGACGCCCGCAGTGTTGTGGCAACGCGTTCTGCATTCCCATGTGCCCGATCGGCGCGAAATACGACGCCACCGTCCATCTCGATCTGGCCACCCAGGCCGGCGCCGAGATTCGCGATAGCTCGGTCGTCTTCAAGCTCGATGCCGACGAGAACGGAACCATCACCACCGTCCACTACCGGCGTCCCGACAAGTCGGACGAATCGCTGACCGCGAAGATCGTCGTGCTCGCGGCCCACGCGATCGAAACCCCCAAGCTGCTGCTCATGTCCGCGACCGATGCGCTTCCGAACGGTCTGGCCAACTCCAGCGACATGGTCGGCCGGCATCTGATGGATCATCCCACGCAGTTGTCCTACGCGCTGGCCAATGAACCGATGGGTCCCTATCGCTCACCGCTCTCCACCGCCGGTATCGAGCAATTGCGTGATGGCGCCGAACGCTCCAGCCGATCGTCCTTCCGGATCGAAATCGGCAACGACGGTTGGTCGTGGCCGGGTATGGACCCGGTTTCCTGGTCTGTGAATCTGATCGAGCAGGGGGTGTGGGGCGTCGATCTCTACGACCAGATCGCCAAGCTCAACGTGCGTGCTGTGCGCATGGCTGCCTTGTGCGAGCAGCTCCCGGATCCGGAGTCGCGCGTCACGCTCTCGGACAAGGTCGACGCCATCGGGCTGCCACGCCCGGAACTGCACTACGTCATCGACCAGTACGCGAAAGACGGTTTGGCCGCTGCCCGCGACCAGTTCGCCGCCATCTTCGATGCGTTAGGCGCCACGCAACTCACCCAGGTGGAGCAGATTCAGGGCGCCGGCCACGTCATGGGCACCTGTCGCATGGGGAACGACAAGACCGATTCGGTTACCGATTCCTTCGGCCGCACCTGGGACCATCCCAATCTCTGGATCGCCGGTTCGAGTCTCTTCCCCACCACCGGCACCGGCAACCCAACGCTCACCATCGCGGCGCTGGCCATGCGGACTGCTCCAGAAATCGTGAAGGCGCTTGCCACGGGATAG